One Gordonia zhaorongruii DNA segment encodes these proteins:
- the ppc gene encoding phosphoenolpyruvate carboxylase: protein MVSVTHSESDPVVRAIATPMVDRILVEDSGRAATEPLRDDIRFLGELLGEVIRDQAGEEIFDLVESSRRDAFGIRYADVTRDELAARYDERPVDDLMPVVRAFTSFALLANLAEDLHRERRRRIHVLAGDEPQSSSLGATFARLARAGLSDAQVGYELNRAHVVPVVTAHPTETRRRSVFDAQNRITELMRERRRTELTADEQARISRDISRQILMLWQTALIRMRRLTISDEITTGLRYYGASFFEVIPSLNTDVRKALTQVFPTAGLRDLSIINMGSWIGGDRDGNPFVSADVVTEATSSAAATVMRHHLDELTDLHQELAVSVRLIHGVTDGLSALGAGYAPEYPDGVDDEPFRSAIAAVRARLLARAEDTLGEDFLAPADREVASTSAPYTDADEFLADLDVIDAALRAVGDDAIADDRLGALREAVRTFGFHLSGLDMRQNSETHEEVVGELLAWAGACDDYASLDEADRVRVLTAELTSRRPLTRSGAQLSELAAKELGVVHAAAAAVDRFGPKAVPNYIISMCRSVSDMLEALVLLKEAGLYDVGVTPACSVRVVPLFETIEDLQAGAQVLTDALALDFYRCLVRNQDDIHEVMLGYSDSNKDGGYLAANWALYRGELDLVQAARTAGIRLRLFHGRGGTVGRGGGPSYDAILAQPPGAVQGSLRLTEQGEIIAAKYAEPVSARRNLESLVAATIESSLLDVEGLGADSGQAYEVFDELAAAARRAYSRLVHETPGFVEYFTSSTPLSEIGALNIGSRPTSRKQTAAISDLRAIPWVLSWTQCRVMLPGWYGTGSAFDEWAGDDPDRIAALTDYYRRWPFFQSVMSNMAQVLAKSDMGLAYRYAQLVPDAQLRDRVFSMIVDEHEKTIAWCARITGSDDLLADNDALKRSVVNRFPYLEPLNLLQVELLERFRSGDDSPRTRRGIQLTMNGLATALRNSG, encoded by the coding sequence ATGGTCTCCGTTACGCACTCCGAGTCTGATCCCGTCGTTCGCGCCATCGCGACGCCCATGGTCGACCGTATCCTGGTCGAGGACTCGGGGCGCGCGGCGACCGAGCCGCTCCGCGACGACATCCGCTTCCTAGGCGAGCTGCTCGGCGAGGTGATCCGCGATCAGGCCGGCGAGGAGATATTCGACCTCGTGGAGAGCTCCCGGCGCGATGCGTTCGGGATCCGCTACGCCGATGTCACCCGCGACGAGCTCGCGGCCCGGTACGACGAGCGCCCCGTGGATGATCTCATGCCCGTGGTGCGGGCGTTCACCAGCTTCGCGCTGTTGGCCAATCTGGCCGAGGATCTCCACCGGGAGCGCCGCCGTCGCATCCACGTGCTGGCGGGCGACGAGCCGCAGTCGTCCTCGCTCGGAGCGACGTTCGCACGCTTGGCCCGGGCCGGACTCTCCGATGCCCAGGTCGGGTACGAGCTGAACCGCGCGCACGTGGTCCCGGTCGTCACCGCACATCCCACCGAGACACGCAGGCGCAGCGTCTTCGACGCACAGAATCGCATCACCGAGCTCATGCGGGAGCGGCGCCGCACCGAACTCACCGCCGACGAGCAGGCGCGGATCTCCCGCGACATCTCGCGGCAGATTCTGATGCTCTGGCAGACCGCGCTGATCCGGATGCGTCGCCTCACTATCAGCGACGAGATAACGACCGGCCTGCGCTATTACGGAGCGTCGTTCTTCGAGGTGATCCCGTCCCTGAACACCGACGTCCGGAAGGCGCTCACCCAGGTGTTCCCGACGGCCGGGCTCCGAGACCTGTCGATCATCAACATGGGCTCGTGGATCGGCGGCGACCGGGACGGCAACCCGTTCGTGAGCGCCGACGTGGTGACCGAGGCGACGTCCTCGGCGGCGGCTACGGTGATGCGTCATCACCTCGACGAACTCACCGATCTGCATCAGGAACTCGCCGTGTCGGTGCGCTTGATCCACGGCGTGACCGATGGGCTGTCGGCGCTGGGTGCCGGATATGCGCCGGAGTACCCCGACGGAGTCGACGACGAACCGTTCCGCTCCGCGATCGCTGCGGTGCGAGCCCGCCTGCTCGCCCGCGCGGAAGACACCTTGGGAGAGGACTTCCTCGCCCCAGCCGACCGCGAGGTCGCCTCGACGTCCGCGCCGTACACCGACGCGGACGAGTTCCTCGCGGACCTCGACGTGATCGACGCCGCCCTGCGCGCCGTCGGCGACGACGCGATCGCCGACGACCGACTCGGTGCGCTGCGGGAAGCGGTGCGTACGTTCGGATTCCATCTGTCCGGCCTGGATATGCGGCAGAACTCCGAGACGCACGAGGAGGTCGTCGGGGAACTCCTCGCCTGGGCCGGGGCGTGCGACGACTACGCCTCGCTGGACGAAGCCGACCGCGTACGCGTCCTGACTGCGGAACTGACGTCCCGACGTCCGTTGACCCGATCCGGCGCACAGCTCAGCGAACTGGCTGCCAAGGAACTCGGTGTCGTGCATGCCGCTGCCGCGGCGGTCGATCGGTTCGGCCCGAAGGCCGTGCCCAACTACATCATCAGCATGTGCCGGTCGGTCTCGGACATGCTCGAGGCCCTCGTGCTGCTCAAGGAAGCCGGCCTGTACGACGTCGGTGTCACCCCGGCCTGCAGCGTGCGGGTGGTTCCGCTGTTCGAGACCATCGAAGACCTGCAGGCCGGCGCGCAGGTCCTCACCGATGCCCTCGCACTCGACTTCTACCGTTGCCTCGTCCGCAATCAGGACGACATCCACGAGGTGATGCTCGGCTATTCCGACTCCAACAAGGACGGCGGTTACCTAGCCGCGAACTGGGCGCTGTACCGAGGCGAACTCGACCTGGTGCAGGCCGCGCGCACGGCGGGCATCCGATTACGGCTCTTCCACGGACGCGGCGGCACGGTGGGCCGCGGGGGCGGACCGAGCTACGACGCGATCCTCGCCCAACCGCCGGGCGCGGTGCAGGGGTCGCTGCGCCTGACCGAGCAAGGCGAGATCATCGCGGCCAAGTACGCCGAACCGGTGAGTGCGCGCCGCAACCTCGAATCCCTCGTCGCGGCGACGATCGAGTCATCGCTGCTCGACGTCGAAGGCCTCGGCGCCGACTCCGGGCAGGCGTACGAGGTGTTCGACGAACTCGCCGCGGCCGCCCGGCGCGCCTACTCGCGCCTGGTGCACGAGACGCCAGGCTTCGTCGAGTACTTCACCTCGTCGACGCCGCTGTCGGAGATCGGCGCGCTCAACATCGGCAGCCGGCCCACCTCGCGCAAGCAGACGGCGGCGATCTCCGACCTTCGGGCCATCCCGTGGGTGCTGTCGTGGACGCAGTGCCGGGTGATGCTGCCCGGCTGGTACGGCACCGGCAGTGCCTTCGACGAGTGGGCGGGCGACGACCCGGACCGCATCGCCGCACTCACCGATTACTACCGACGGTGGCCGTTCTTCCAGTCGGTGATGTCGAACATGGCGCAGGTCCTCGCCAAGAGCGACATGGGGCTGGCGTACCGGTACGCGCAGCTCGTCCCCGACGCGCAGTTGCGCGACCGGGTGTTCTCGATGATCGTCGACGAACACGAGAAGACCATCGCCTGGTGCGCGAGGATCACCGGCAGCGACGACCTTCTCGCCGACAACGATGCGTTGAAGCGGTCTGTCGTCAACCGCTTCCCGTACCTGGAGCCGCTGAATCTACTGCAGGTGGAACTGCTGGAGCGGTTCCGCAGCGGGGATGACTCACCGCGCACCCGCCGCGGGATCCAACTGACGATGAACGGACTCGCGACGGCGCTTCGAAACAGCGGCTAG
- the pgl gene encoding 6-phosphogluconolactonase — protein sequence MSGAAETLIFDTSADLIETARARFVDALTSAQEARGTASIALTGGSNGIGLLRALAGNYGTVDWSRVEIYWGDDRFVPATHPERNSGQAFEALLNHVPVDPERVHVMAPSDGAFGDDIDAAASDYARLVGSDTVFDVHLLGMGGEGHVNSLFPGTPATAEDLSPVVAVTDSPKPPPRRITLTFPVINRSRQVWFLVSGADKADAVSAAHGGASRTDWPCAGAHGTEDTVWFVDAAAGAQLDLK from the coding sequence GTGAGCGGGGCTGCGGAGACCCTGATCTTCGACACCTCCGCTGACCTCATCGAAACTGCGCGCGCCCGGTTCGTCGATGCGCTGACCTCGGCGCAGGAGGCCCGCGGCACCGCGTCGATTGCGCTCACCGGTGGCAGCAACGGCATCGGCTTGCTTCGGGCCCTCGCCGGGAACTACGGCACCGTCGACTGGTCGCGAGTCGAGATCTACTGGGGGGACGATAGATTCGTCCCGGCCACGCATCCGGAACGCAATTCCGGGCAGGCGTTCGAGGCACTGCTGAATCACGTCCCGGTCGACCCGGAACGCGTGCACGTGATGGCTCCGTCCGATGGCGCTTTCGGCGACGACATAGACGCCGCGGCCTCCGATTACGCGCGGCTCGTCGGCAGCGACACCGTCTTCGACGTGCACCTGCTCGGCATGGGAGGCGAAGGGCATGTCAACTCGCTGTTTCCCGGGACCCCGGCGACCGCCGAGGACCTGTCCCCGGTGGTCGCGGTGACCGACTCCCCCAAACCGCCGCCCCGGCGGATCACTCTCACGTTCCCGGTGATCAACCGCTCCCGCCAGGTGTGGTTCCTGGTATCGGGGGCGGACAAGGCTGACGCGGTGTCCGCTGCGCACGGCGGCGCCTCGCGCACCGACTGGCCGTGTGCGGGCGCGCACGGCACCGAGGACACCGTGTGGTTCGTCGATGCCGCCGCAGGCGCGCAGCTGGACTTGAAGTAG
- a CDS encoding glucose-6-phosphate dehydrogenase assembly protein OpcA, giving the protein MIVDLPDTDTTEVSKKLVRMRRIGGAVTLGRVLTLIIDIDASDDTEAAVSASNLASREHPCRVIVVARDDHSGDARLDAQIRVGGDAGASEVVLLTLSGPLAQHPAAVVTPFLLPDTPVVTWWPGRAPEHPAGDRLGRLASRRITDARQASDPRTFLAARRSGYEAGDTDLSWSATTPWRAMLVSALDRPPHTPIVSVEVIGPYDMPGLDVFAGWLAHALKVRVVRLSGTLGVRLLREDGELSMTVDEDGNGILRSTGHPDGRAAFARRTTAECLAEELRSLDADEVYEGALHGLPAVEYEEEL; this is encoded by the coding sequence ATGATCGTCGATCTTCCCGACACCGACACCACCGAGGTCAGCAAGAAACTGGTCCGGATGCGCAGGATCGGCGGAGCCGTCACCCTGGGACGCGTTCTCACGTTGATCATCGACATCGACGCCAGCGACGACACCGAGGCGGCTGTCTCGGCCTCGAACCTGGCGAGTCGCGAGCACCCGTGCCGCGTGATCGTGGTGGCCCGCGACGACCATTCCGGAGATGCGCGTCTGGACGCCCAGATCCGGGTCGGCGGCGATGCCGGAGCCTCCGAAGTGGTCCTGCTGACCCTGTCCGGTCCGCTCGCCCAGCATCCGGCCGCAGTGGTGACACCGTTCCTGCTTCCCGACACTCCGGTCGTCACGTGGTGGCCCGGTCGTGCACCCGAGCATCCCGCAGGCGACCGGCTGGGCCGACTCGCGTCGCGGCGGATCACCGACGCCCGGCAGGCCTCCGACCCCCGGACATTCCTGGCGGCACGCCGATCGGGCTACGAGGCGGGCGACACCGATCTCTCCTGGTCGGCGACCACCCCTTGGCGTGCGATGCTCGTCTCCGCCCTGGATCGGCCCCCGCACACCCCGATCGTCTCGGTCGAGGTGATCGGCCCCTACGACATGCCCGGCCTGGACGTCTTCGCGGGTTGGCTCGCGCACGCGCTCAAAGTCCGCGTGGTGCGCCTATCCGGGACGCTCGGTGTCCGACTGCTGCGTGAAGACGGCGAACTCTCGATGACGGTGGACGAAGACGGCAACGGGATCCTGCGCAGCACCGGGCATCCGGACGGACGGGCGGCGTTCGCGCGTCGCACCACCGCGGAGTGCCTCGCCGAGGAACTGCGCAGCCTCGACGCCGATGAAGTGTACGAGGGCGCCCTGCACGGTCTGCCCGCCGTCGAGTACGAGGAGGAGTTATGA
- the zwf gene encoding glucose-6-phosphate dehydrogenase: protein MTGAGKRSGAEQKWTNPLRDPHDRRLPRIAGPSALVIFGVTGDLARRKLMPAIYDLANRGLLPPSFALVGFARRDWGDADFADIVREAVEANCRTEFREEVWGRLAEGIRFVAGSFEDDAAFAELQDTLTALDRERGTDGNHAYYLSIPPKAFPVVLSQLRRTGMADPSGESWRRVVIEKPFGHDLESAVELNALVNSVFAEESVFRIDHYLGKETVQNILALRFANQLFDPLWSSHYVDHVQITMAEDIGLGGRAGYYDGIGAARDVIQNHLLQLLALVAMEEPVSFSPRHLQIEKIKVLSSTRNIHPIAENSARGQYGPGWQGSDKVIGLKDEEGFAADSTTETFAAIALEVDTRRWAGVPFYLRTGKRLGRRVTEIALVFKRAPHLPFDDTMTAELGQNALVIRVQPDEGVTLRFGSKVPGNSMEVRDVNMDFSYGEAFTVSSPEAYERLLLDVLLGEPSLFPVNEEVELSWQILDPVLAEWTREGNPDEYESGTWGPASADEMLSRTGRTWRRP from the coding sequence ATGACGGGTGCCGGCAAGCGATCCGGGGCCGAGCAGAAGTGGACCAACCCGCTGCGCGACCCGCATGACCGGAGGCTCCCCCGGATCGCGGGTCCGTCGGCACTGGTGATCTTCGGTGTCACCGGCGACCTCGCCCGCCGCAAGTTGATGCCGGCGATCTACGACCTGGCGAACCGGGGCCTGCTTCCGCCGAGCTTCGCACTCGTCGGGTTCGCGCGCCGGGACTGGGGCGACGCCGACTTCGCCGACATCGTGCGCGAGGCCGTCGAGGCGAACTGTCGCACCGAGTTCCGCGAGGAGGTGTGGGGACGGCTCGCGGAGGGGATCCGCTTCGTCGCGGGCTCCTTCGAGGACGACGCCGCCTTCGCCGAACTCCAGGACACGCTCACCGCACTCGATCGCGAACGCGGCACTGACGGCAACCACGCGTACTACCTCTCCATTCCACCGAAGGCCTTCCCGGTCGTGCTCAGCCAGCTCCGGCGCACCGGGATGGCCGATCCATCGGGCGAGAGCTGGCGGCGCGTGGTGATCGAGAAGCCGTTCGGTCACGACCTCGAGTCGGCCGTCGAGCTCAATGCGCTGGTGAACAGCGTGTTCGCCGAGGAATCGGTCTTCCGAATCGACCACTACCTCGGCAAGGAGACGGTGCAGAACATTCTGGCGCTGCGCTTCGCGAACCAGTTGTTCGATCCGTTGTGGAGTTCGCACTACGTGGACCACGTGCAGATCACCATGGCCGAGGACATCGGGCTCGGCGGCCGGGCCGGCTACTACGACGGCATCGGCGCGGCGCGGGACGTGATTCAGAACCATCTCCTGCAGCTGCTCGCTCTGGTCGCCATGGAGGAGCCCGTGTCGTTCTCCCCGAGGCACCTGCAGATCGAGAAGATCAAGGTGCTGTCGTCCACCCGGAACATCCATCCGATCGCCGAGAACTCGGCTCGCGGGCAGTACGGGCCGGGCTGGCAGGGTTCGGACAAGGTGATCGGACTCAAGGACGAGGAGGGATTCGCCGCAGACTCGACGACCGAGACGTTCGCGGCCATCGCGCTCGAGGTGGACACCCGACGATGGGCCGGGGTCCCGTTCTATCTGCGGACCGGCAAGCGGCTCGGCCGACGCGTCACCGAGATAGCGCTCGTCTTCAAGCGGGCGCCCCACCTCCCCTTCGACGACACGATGACCGCCGAGCTGGGACAGAACGCGCTGGTCATCCGCGTCCAACCCGACGAGGGCGTCACACTCCGGTTCGGGTCGAAGGTTCCCGGTAACAGCATGGAGGTCCGCGACGTCAACATGGACTTCAGCTACGGCGAGGCGTTCACCGTCTCCTCCCCCGAAGCCTACGAACGACTCCTCCTCGACGTGCTCCTCGGTGAGCCGTCGTTGTTCCCGGTCAACGAGGAAGTGGAGTTGAGCTGGCAGATCCTCGACCCGGTCCTCGCGGAATGGACGCGGGAGGGCAACCCGGACGAATACGAGTCGGGTACCTGGGGTCCGGCCTCCGCGGACGAGATGCTGAGCCGAACCGGCCGCACCTGGCGGCGGCCGTGA
- the tal gene encoding transaldolase, whose protein sequence is MTQNSKLTELSEAGVSVWLDDLSRELISSGGLQEYVDTRSIVGVTTNPSIFQNAISSGGGAYADQINGLAAADTDVDVTITALTTDDVRSACDVLAPVFEATDGLDGRVSIEVDPRLANKTAETVAQAVELWNLVDRPNLYIKIPATEAGVPAIADVIAEGISVNVTLIFSVERYREVMDAYLDGLDRALRNGHDAARIASVASFFVSRVDTEIDDRLDKIGTPEALELRGKAGLANARLAYAAYQEVFETETRFPDLQAHGALAQRPLWASTGTKNAEYPDTLYVSELVAPNTVNTVPGKTLEAFADHGWVNTSSIVGQEGSSREVFAALRDAGVDLDDVFAVLEREGVDKFEKAWTELLSATSAQLDAARS, encoded by the coding sequence ATGACGCAGAACAGCAAACTCACTGAATTGTCGGAGGCCGGCGTCTCGGTCTGGCTGGACGATCTGTCGCGTGAATTGATCTCCTCAGGCGGCCTCCAGGAGTACGTCGACACCCGATCGATCGTGGGCGTCACCACCAATCCGTCGATCTTCCAGAACGCCATCTCGTCGGGTGGCGGCGCCTACGCCGATCAGATCAACGGCCTCGCGGCCGCAGACACCGACGTCGACGTCACCATCACGGCGCTGACCACCGATGACGTGCGGTCGGCGTGCGACGTGCTGGCACCGGTGTTCGAAGCGACCGACGGACTCGACGGTCGCGTGTCGATCGAGGTGGATCCGCGATTGGCGAACAAGACCGCGGAGACAGTCGCGCAGGCAGTCGAGCTCTGGAATCTCGTCGATCGCCCCAACCTGTACATCAAGATCCCGGCCACCGAGGCGGGTGTTCCCGCGATCGCCGACGTGATCGCCGAGGGCATCAGCGTCAACGTGACCCTGATCTTCTCCGTCGAGCGCTACCGCGAGGTGATGGACGCGTACCTCGACGGTCTCGACCGCGCCCTGCGCAACGGTCACGATGCCGCCAGGATCGCGTCGGTCGCGTCGTTCTTCGTCTCCCGCGTGGACACCGAGATCGACGACCGACTGGACAAGATCGGCACCCCCGAGGCATTGGAGCTCCGCGGCAAAGCCGGCCTGGCGAACGCCCGGCTCGCCTACGCGGCGTACCAGGAGGTGTTCGAGACCGAGACCCGCTTCCCGGATCTGCAGGCGCACGGTGCTCTCGCGCAGCGGCCGTTGTGGGCGTCCACCGGGACCAAGAACGCGGAGTACCCGGACACGCTGTACGTGAGCGAGCTCGTCGCACCGAACACCGTCAACACCGTGCCCGGCAAGACCCTCGAGGCCTTCGCCGACCACGGCTGGGTCAACACGTCGTCGATCGTCGGCCAGGAAGGCTCCTCGCGCGAGGTCTTCGCCGCCCTGCGCGACGCGGGCGTCGACCTCGACGACGTGTTCGCCGTTCTCGAACGCGAGGGCGTCGACAAGTTCGAGAAGGCCTGGACCGAACTCCTGAGCGCTACGTCGGCACAGCTCGACGCGGCGCGGAGCTGA
- the tkt gene encoding transketolase: MAITDEIRALTQPAHPENWTELDTKAVDTARILAADAVQNCGSGHPGTAMSLAPLAYSLYQRVMRHDPADPAWVGRDRFVLSCGHSSLTQYIQLYLGGFGLELDDLVALRTWGSLTPGHPEYGHTKGVEITTGPLGQGLASAVGMAMAARRERGLLDPETPAGESPFDHHVYVIASDGDIEEGVTSEASSLAGVQELGNLIVFYDDNAISIEDDTAIALGEDTAKRYEAYGWHVQTVDGGENVTSIEQAIEAAKQVTDKPSIIVLRTIIGWPAPNKMNTGAAHGAALGEDEVAGTKEFLGFDPAKSFDVADDVIAHTRSLAERARTTRTEWQKSFDAWASANPENKALFDRLFGGELPDGWADAIPSWEPGDKDVATRSASGKVLSALAPILPELWGGSADLAGSNNTTMDGATSFGPSSISTGTWNAEPYGRTLHFGVREHAMASILSGIVLHGPTRAYGGTFLQFADYMRPAVRLAALMEIDPVYVWTHDSIGLGEDGPTHQPIEHLAALRAIPNLDVVRPADANETAFAWRHLLTRRDHPVGLALTRQNVPILTGTSYEGVAKGGYVLADSEGTPDVVLIGTGSEVSLAVEARDALAAEGVQARVVSMPSIEWFDEQDGDYRESVLPTGVPRVAVEAGIAMPWHAIVAGGEIVSLEHFGASAGYRKLYEEFGITADAVAAAARRAVRS, encoded by the coding sequence GTGGCCATTACCGACGAGATCCGCGCGCTGACCCAACCGGCCCACCCCGAGAACTGGACCGAGCTGGACACGAAGGCCGTCGACACGGCCCGCATCCTGGCCGCCGATGCGGTTCAGAACTGCGGAAGCGGTCATCCGGGCACCGCGATGAGCCTGGCGCCGCTCGCCTACAGCCTGTATCAGCGCGTCATGCGCCACGACCCGGCCGATCCGGCATGGGTCGGCCGGGACCGCTTCGTCCTCTCGTGCGGCCATTCCAGTCTCACCCAGTACATCCAGCTGTATCTCGGCGGTTTCGGACTCGAACTCGACGATCTGGTGGCGCTGCGCACGTGGGGATCGCTCACCCCCGGCCACCCGGAGTACGGCCACACCAAGGGCGTCGAGATCACCACCGGCCCGCTCGGCCAGGGCCTCGCCTCCGCGGTCGGCATGGCGATGGCCGCCCGCCGCGAGCGCGGCCTGCTCGATCCGGAGACGCCTGCGGGCGAGAGCCCATTCGATCACCACGTCTACGTGATCGCGTCGGACGGCGACATCGAGGAGGGCGTCACCTCGGAGGCGTCTTCGCTCGCCGGTGTCCAGGAGCTGGGCAACCTCATCGTCTTCTACGACGACAACGCGATCTCCATCGAGGACGACACGGCGATCGCCCTCGGTGAGGACACTGCGAAGCGCTACGAGGCCTACGGCTGGCACGTGCAGACCGTGGACGGCGGTGAGAACGTCACGAGCATCGAGCAGGCGATCGAGGCGGCCAAGCAGGTCACCGACAAGCCGTCGATCATCGTGTTGCGCACCATCATCGGCTGGCCCGCACCGAACAAGATGAACACCGGTGCGGCGCACGGCGCCGCACTCGGCGAAGACGAGGTCGCCGGAACCAAGGAGTTCCTCGGCTTCGACCCCGCCAAGAGCTTCGACGTCGCCGACGACGTCATCGCGCACACGCGCAGCCTGGCCGAGCGCGCCCGCACTACTCGCACCGAATGGCAGAAGTCGTTCGACGCGTGGGCGTCGGCCAACCCCGAGAACAAGGCGCTCTTCGACCGGCTGTTCGGCGGTGAGCTTCCGGACGGCTGGGCCGACGCGATTCCGTCGTGGGAGCCCGGCGACAAAGACGTCGCCACCCGATCCGCATCGGGCAAGGTGCTCTCCGCGCTGGCCCCGATCCTCCCGGAACTGTGGGGCGGCTCCGCCGATCTCGCCGGCTCCAACAACACGACGATGGACGGTGCCACCTCGTTCGGCCCCTCGTCCATCTCCACCGGAACCTGGAACGCCGAACCCTACGGCCGCACACTTCACTTCGGCGTCCGCGAGCACGCGATGGCCTCGATCCTCTCCGGCATCGTGCTGCACGGTCCCACCCGCGCGTACGGCGGCACGTTCCTGCAGTTCGCCGACTACATGCGACCGGCGGTGCGGCTCGCCGCCCTCATGGAGATCGATCCGGTCTACGTGTGGACGCACGACTCCATCGGTCTCGGCGAGGACGGCCCCACGCATCAGCCGATCGAGCACCTGGCAGCGCTGCGCGCCATCCCCAACCTCGACGTCGTCCGTCCGGCGGACGCCAACGAGACCGCGTTCGCGTGGCGACACCTGCTCACGCGCCGCGACCACCCGGTGGGGCTGGCGCTCACCCGCCAGAACGTCCCGATCCTCACCGGCACCTCGTACGAAGGTGTGGCCAAGGGCGGTTACGTCCTCGCCGACTCCGAGGGCACCCCGGATGTGGTCCTGATCGGCACCGGCTCGGAGGTCTCGCTGGCAGTGGAGGCGCGTGACGCACTCGCCGCGGAAGGTGTGCAGGCGCGCGTCGTCTCCATGCCGTCGATCGAGTGGTTCGACGAGCAGGACGGCGACTACCGCGAGTCCGTGCTCCCGACCGGCGTCCCCCGGGTCGCCGTGGAGGCCGGCATCGCGATGCCGTGGCACGCGATCGTCGCAGGCGGCGAGATCGTCTCGCTCGAACACTTCGGCGCGTCCGCGGGTTACCGCAAGCTGTACGAGGAGTTCGGCATCACCGCCGACGCTGTCGCCGCTGCCGCTCGCCGCGCCGTGCGCAGCTGA
- a CDS encoding heme o synthase, with translation MRTRESSGVSVGSETAPHTGWQRVRATVLAYIALTKPRVIELLLISTIPVMLQADRGTIDIGLILLTVVGGWLGAASANSLNMVADADIDQKMKRTQKRPLARKAVPTRNALIFGIVLAIASFLVLFFAANLLAAILVMITIGFYVFVYTLILKRRTWQNVIWGGAAGCMPALVGWAAATGTLSWQPVVLFLVVFFWTPPHTWALAMRYREDYRAAGVPMLPVIASDEKVTAQMLGYTVLTVITSFVLIPAAGWIYLAIALLTGIWFIWGVTKLYRETRAGVELKPLKIFLLSNEYLALLFCGLAVDAILDLQTVANYF, from the coding sequence GTGAGGACTCGGGAGAGTTCCGGCGTCAGCGTCGGCTCGGAGACGGCACCGCACACCGGATGGCAGCGGGTGCGCGCCACGGTCCTCGCCTACATCGCGCTCACCAAACCGCGTGTCATCGAGTTGCTTCTGATCTCGACCATCCCGGTGATGCTCCAGGCCGATCGCGGGACGATCGACATCGGGCTGATCCTGCTCACCGTGGTCGGCGGCTGGCTCGGCGCCGCGAGCGCGAACAGCCTGAACATGGTCGCCGATGCGGACATCGACCAGAAGATGAAGCGCACACAGAAACGGCCGCTCGCCCGCAAGGCGGTGCCGACCAGGAACGCGCTGATATTCGGCATTGTCCTGGCGATCGCGTCGTTCCTGGTCCTGTTCTTCGCCGCGAATCTGCTGGCCGCGATCCTGGTGATGATCACCATCGGCTTCTACGTGTTCGTCTACACGCTGATCCTCAAGCGCCGCACGTGGCAGAACGTCATCTGGGGCGGCGCGGCCGGCTGCATGCCCGCTCTCGTCGGCTGGGCGGCGGCCACCGGAACATTGAGTTGGCAACCCGTCGTGCTGTTCCTCGTCGTGTTCTTCTGGACGCCGCCCCACACGTGGGCGCTCGCCATGCGGTACCGCGAGGATTACCGAGCGGCAGGCGTGCCGATGCTTCCGGTCATCGCGAGCGATGAGAAGGTCACCGCCCAGATGCTCGGGTACACGGTGCTGACGGTGATCACGTCGTTCGTGCTCATCCCGGCAGCGGGCTGGATCTACCTGGCCATCGCGCTCCTGACCGGCATCTGGTTCATCTGGGGTGTCACCAAGCTGTACCGCGAGACCCGCGCCGGTGTGGAACTGAAGCCGCTGAAGATCTTCCTGCTCTCCAACGAGTACCTGGCGCTGTTGTTCTGCGGCCTGGCCGTCGACGCGATCCTCGACCTGCAGACGGTCGCCAACTACTTCTGA